In the genome of Lysobacter sp. BMK333-48F3, the window GTTCCTCGACGTCAACGTCAAGTACAAGCTCGGCGGCGACAGCAACCACTACATCCAGGTCGGCCAGTTCAAGCAGCCCAACAGCCTGGAAGAGCTGTCCTCGACCAAGAACAACGACTTCGTCTCCAAGGCGATGGTCACCAACACCTTCGGCGTCGCCCGTCGCCTCGGCGCCGCCTACAGCTACGGCACCAACGACTGGAGCATCACCGCCAGCTACTTCGGCCGCGAGCTGACCCGCAACCTGGCGCACGGCGCCGGCTTCGGCCTGCGCGGCACCTTCGCCCCGATCAACGAGAAGGGCAACCTGCTGCACTTCGGCCTGTCCTACGTCGACCTCGACACCGACGCCGACACCGCCCGCATCCGCACCCGTCCGCAGGCCGACCTGGCCGCCGGCCGCCTGGTCGACACCGGCAACATGCTCAACGTCGACCGCCAGAACACCATCGGCGCCGAGGCAATGTGGGTGCGCGGTCCGTTCAAGCTGCAGGCCGAGTACATGCGTTCGGAATTCGACCGCTACGCGACCCGCGCCAGCACCCAGCCGGGCAAGAAGTTCACCGGCGACAGCTGGTACGTCAGCGGCGTGTGGAACATCACCGGCGAAACCTGGGGCTACAAGGCCGGCGTGCCGACCACCCCGCTGCCCGACGAACCCGCCAGCGGCATGTGGCAGGTCGGCGTGCGCTACGACAAGAT includes:
- a CDS encoding OprO/OprP family phosphate-selective porin — protein: MKLSRNTLAVALLAVLAAPAAHAEVALDVIGDSEVSFEGLLQADYNDFNSDVLNLNADLPDGKDSDNELRRAELVLKGKGPGNIEWVAGYDAKADKFLDVNVKYKLGGDSNHYIQVGQFKQPNSLEELSSTKNNDFVSKAMVTNTFGVARRLGAAYSYGTNDWSITASYFGRELTRNLAHGAGFGLRGTFAPINEKGNLLHFGLSYVDLDTDADTARIRTRPQADLAAGRLVDTGNMLNVDRQNTIGAEAMWVRGPFKLQAEYMRSEFDRYATRASTQPGKKFTGDSWYVSGVWNITGETWGYKAGVPTTPLPDEPASGMWQVGVRYDKIDLNDGSLRPGATPTAAPIVAGVLGGEMDAWTVGVNWYWRSNFKFMLDYSMVDSSKYIGRTSATYSQNPRYNNRTFNRVVDDSPNIITARVQFYW